One part of the bacterium genome encodes these proteins:
- a CDS encoding YbaK/EbsC family protein, which yields MIETSPVFEKIKKLLDENGIAYQLFEHEPVYTSEQAAQIRNTKMCQGAKAIIFKADDKPVLIVVPGDRRVDTKIFKKLYYIKDLRLLTADEVKELTGLEIGAIPPFGSAINLKIYCDQAVFENEEIVFNAGAHTKSVKMKSKDFEILEKPAIGHFCV from the coding sequence ATGATTGAAACTAGCCCGGTTTTTGAGAAAATAAAAAAACTGCTTGATGAAAATGGCATCGCTTACCAGCTTTTTGAACACGAGCCGGTTTATACTTCAGAACAAGCCGCCCAAATCAGAAATACTAAAATGTGCCAGGGCGCTAAAGCGATTATCTTCAAAGCAGATGATAAGCCCGTTTTAATTGTTGTCCCGGGCGACCGGCGCGTTGATACTAAGATCTTCAAAAAACTCTACTATATCAAAGATCTGCGGCTTTTGACCGCAGATGAAGTGAAAGAATTAACCGGCCTGGAAATCGGCGCTATTCCTCCTTTTGGCAGCGCTATAAATCTGAAAATCTATTGCGACCAAGCAGTTTTTGAAAACGAAGAGATTGTTTTCAACGCCGGCGCCCACACCAAATCAGTCAAAATGAAATCAAAAGATTTCGAAATCCTAGAAAAACCGGCCATTGGCCATTTCTGCGTTTAA
- a CDS encoding diacylglycerol kinase family protein has protein sequence MSKKHSLSKSFAYAFEGLGAAFKNQPNFRIQAVIAILSLFLATALKLSWLEMSILILTASTVLILELINTALEALVDLVSEEIKPKAKIAKDVSAAAVLLSAILSVVVGIFLFLPKLFKLWS, from the coding sequence ATGAGCAAAAAACATTCACTCTCAAAAAGCTTTGCCTATGCTTTCGAAGGATTGGGCGCCGCCTTCAAGAACCAACCCAACTTTAGGATTCAGGCGGTTATAGCTATTCTCTCTTTGTTTCTAGCAACAGCTCTAAAACTTTCTTGGCTGGAAATGAGCATCCTCATTTTAACCGCCAGCACCGTCCTGATTCTCGAACTAATTAATACAGCCCTGGAAGCCCTAGTGGATTTAGTCAGCGAAGAAATAAAACCTAAAGCAAAAATAGCCAAGGATGTTTCAGCGGCAGCAGTTCTGTTATCCGCCATCTTGTCTGTAGTTGTGGGAATCTTTCTTTTTCTGCCAAAACTCTTTAAATTATGGTCATAA
- a CDS encoding ABC transporter ATP-binding protein produces MAVISAKNLKKFYKVHQKEPGFLGSLKSLVKRKYYDVKAVDDVSFEIEEGELVGFIGPNGAGKTTTLKCLSGLLYPNSGEVRVLGFNPWDRKHSFLKQISLVMGQKNQLWWDLPAIETFNLNKEIYEVPDKQYKKTLDELVQLLGIEDILRVQVRKLSLGQRMKCELIAALLHSPKVLFLDEPTIGLDVVSQKKILDFVSEYNKRHQATIILTSHYMGDIERLCKRVMIIDQGRLCFDGQLSDIVQKYADHKLISLILNEEVDPKVVAKVFPVKEFNYPKLVLSAKRDQVAGMTARALEQLPVADLSIEEPAIEDIIRELFTGKDYA; encoded by the coding sequence ATGGCAGTTATTTCGGCAAAAAACTTGAAAAAATTCTATAAGGTCCACCAGAAAGAACCGGGTTTTTTAGGTTCTTTAAAATCCCTGGTCAAGAGAAAGTATTATGACGTTAAAGCGGTTGACGACGTTTCTTTTGAGATTGAAGAGGGGGAGTTGGTGGGTTTTATCGGGCCAAACGGCGCCGGCAAGACCACGACCTTAAAATGCCTTTCCGGACTTCTATATCCGAATTCGGGCGAGGTTCGGGTTTTAGGATTTAACCCCTGGGACAGGAAACACAGTTTTTTAAAGCAGATTTCCCTGGTTATGGGCCAGAAAAACCAGTTGTGGTGGGATTTGCCGGCCATTGAAACATTCAACTTAAACAAAGAGATTTACGAGGTTCCCGATAAACAGTACAAAAAAACTTTGGACGAACTGGTCCAACTACTCGGGATAGAAGATATTTTAAGGGTCCAGGTCAGGAAATTGTCTCTGGGGCAAAGAATGAAATGCGAATTGATCGCCGCCCTTTTGCACTCGCCCAAAGTTTTGTTTTTAGACGAGCCGACCATCGGCCTAGACGTGGTTTCCCAAAAGAAGATTCTGGATTTTGTCAGCGAATACAATAAAAGACACCAAGCAACCATTATCCTGACTTCGCACTATATGGGCGACATTGAACGGCTTTGCAAAAGGGTGATGATTATTGACCAGGGCCGGCTCTGCTTTGACGGCCAGCTTTCAGATATTGTCCAGAAATACGCCGACCACAAACTCATTTCTCTGATTTTAAACGAAGAAGTCGATCCTAAGGTTGTGGCCAAGGTTTTTCCGGTCAAGGAATTCAATTATCCAAAGCTGGTTTTGAGCGCCAAAAGAGATCAGGTGGCCGGCATGACTGCCCGGGCTTTAGAGCAATTGCCGGTAGCAGATTTATCAATTGAAGAGCCGGCCATTGAAGACATTATCAGAGAGCTTTTTACGGGCAAGGATTATGCCTAA
- a CDS encoding DNA-3-methyladenine glycosylase: MNKIKIGKVSACLRKDPVMRKLIGKHVLPELELKKNLFAALTYEIIGQQLSGKVARVIYKRFLDLFGGKLPKPKQVLKISDKKLRSCGCSWAKVKYLKSLAECIENNQLNLKSLHKLPDEEVYEQLLKVKGIGPWTAEMFMIFTLHRPDVFSVGDLGLRTAVSRLYGVRRDNLKKIEEISKRWQPFRSFACRYLWKSLNKE, translated from the coding sequence ATGAACAAAATAAAAATTGGAAAAGTGAGCGCTTGTCTGAGAAAGGATCCGGTCATGAGGAAACTGATTGGAAAACACGTCCTTCCAGAGCTTGAACTAAAAAAGAATCTCTTTGCCGCCCTGACTTATGAAATAATCGGTCAACAATTATCGGGAAAAGTCGCTAGAGTCATCTACAAAAGATTTCTCGATCTTTTCGGAGGAAAGCTTCCAAAACCAAAGCAGGTCCTAAAAATCAGCGATAAAAAATTAAGGAGCTGCGGCTGTTCCTGGGCAAAAGTCAAATACCTCAAATCATTGGCTGAATGCATAGAAAACAACCAACTCAACCTTAAGTCCCTCCACAAACTTCCCGATGAAGAGGTCTACGAGCAGCTTTTGAAAGTTAAGGGCATTGGCCCATGGACCGCAGAAATGTTTATGATTTTTACGCTCCACCGGCCAGATGTTTTTTCTGTCGGCGATCTGGGACTGAGAACTGCTGTTTCTCGCCTTTATGGTGTACGACGGGATAATTTAAAGAAAATTGAAGAAATTTCCAAAAGATGGCAGCCTTTTCGCAGTTTCGCCTGCCGCTATCTCTGGAAAAGTCTTAATAAAGAATAG
- a CDS encoding HPF/RaiA family ribosome-associated protein translates to MEIHIKYTNIQPNQDLKSYIGQRLGFLDKLAVPAHFGKKELGEAVHAWVEIGKVTRHHRQGLVWYAECNIRWPGKNLRATSTNYDLGAAIEEVKDDIELILRKTKEKKMEFIRRKKKIG, encoded by the coding sequence ATGGAAATTCACATTAAATATACCAATATTCAGCCCAACCAAGATCTTAAAAGCTATATTGGGCAAAGGCTGGGCTTTCTTGATAAATTGGCTGTCCCGGCTCATTTCGGGAAAAAAGAACTGGGAGAGGCGGTCCATGCCTGGGTTGAGATCGGCAAGGTGACCCGCCATCACCGACAGGGCCTGGTTTGGTACGCCGAGTGCAACATCCGCTGGCCGGGCAAAAACTTGAGGGCTACTTCAACTAATTATGACTTAGGAGCGGCCATAGAGGAGGTTAAAGACGATATCGAGCTCATCCTCAGGAAGACCAAAGAGAAGAAAATGGAATTTATAAGGCGCAAGAAGAAAATAGGATAA
- a CDS encoding tRNA guanosine(34) transglycosylase Tgt, producing the protein MKYLRQLKIKGKLMRFPIYCPDATRAVVRSLDSCDLREAGIEGLILNPYHLASQPGIDVVRKFQGIKRYMNWPGFAITDSGGWQLLSLVYKDPRFGKISDKGVIFYKDSLGRNKKWLFTPEKSIQTQMDLGADIIICLDDCPSKKATRKDYETSVRRTIIWAKRCKEEFQKQLKTEETGAPPSRFQRTRPLLFAVVQGGSDKNLRAECARELVKIEFDGYGWGGWTAKKKGGLNINIGKFIVSQLPKDKPKFALGVGYPWDIIDCVKIGYHIFDCVLPTRDARHKRLYVWTKNPDRTNVLKTDSRKLFRFFYPDKAKHRNDQKPVDKFCDCRLCQNYSRAYLNHLFKIGDSLAWRLATIHNLRVYSRLIQLLRKRIG; encoded by the coding sequence ATGAAATATTTAAGACAACTAAAAATAAAGGGGAAACTAATGCGTTTCCCGATCTACTGCCCCGACGCCACTAGGGCCGTGGTCCGATCGCTGGACAGCTGCGACTTGCGAGAAGCCGGCATTGAAGGTCTGATTTTGAATCCTTACCACTTGGCATCCCAGCCCGGAATTGATGTTGTCAGAAAATTCCAAGGCATCAAACGATATATGAACTGGCCCGGCTTTGCCATTACCGATTCTGGCGGCTGGCAATTATTATCCTTGGTCTATAAAGACCCGAGATTCGGAAAAATAAGCGACAAGGGCGTGATTTTCTACAAGGACTCTTTGGGCAGGAATAAAAAATGGCTTTTCACCCCGGAAAAATCAATCCAAACCCAAATGGACCTTGGCGCAGACATCATTATCTGCCTTGACGACTGCCCGAGCAAAAAAGCCACCCGAAAAGATTATGAAACGAGCGTCCGTCGGACGATCATCTGGGCTAAAAGATGTAAAGAGGAATTTCAAAAACAACTGAAAACGGAGGAGACCGGGGCTCCTCCGTCTCGGTTCCAAAGGACTCGACCGTTGCTTTTTGCCGTGGTCCAGGGCGGATCAGATAAAAACCTCCGGGCCGAATGCGCCAGGGAATTGGTCAAAATCGAATTTGACGGCTACGGCTGGGGAGGCTGGACCGCCAAGAAGAAAGGCGGACTAAATATTAATATCGGCAAATTCATTGTTTCGCAACTGCCCAAAGATAAGCCGAAATTCGCTTTAGGCGTGGGTTATCCTTGGGATATTATTGATTGTGTAAAAATAGGCTACCATATTTTTGACTGCGTTTTGCCAACAAGAGACGCTCGCCACAAACGGCTTTATGTCTGGACCAAAAACCCCGACCGAACCAATGTTTTGAAAACCGATTCCCGAAAGTTATTTCGTTTTTTCTATCCCGACAAAGCCAAACACCGGAACGATCAAAAGCCGGTCGACAAATTCTGCGACTGCCGACTTTGCCAAAACTATTCCCGGGCTTACCTAAACCACCTTTTTAAAATTGGGGATTCCCTTGCCTGGCGCCTGGCCACCATCCATAACCTGAGAGTTTATTCCAGACTGATCCAATTGTTGAGAAAACGTATCGGATAA
- a CDS encoding DNA alkylation repair protein → MGKIKNKYHSEILRELKKNLKKTTQANRDFEKRYVGTDKICYSVRTADKEKTAKNFLKAHKGLSTREFVLLLNSLYAGKSFEEVVTAGKLLEFSPDFKKQMDIWLLDKWLNLTCGWCEVDSLCQANFGAELILNRWPEWKALLEKFFQDKNIHKRRASLVLLTKSTRESADPRLAKMTFANIEKLKSEKRVLITKAISWLLRSLTKHHKKEVAAYLKKNQGGLPKIAVRETLRKLETGRK, encoded by the coding sequence ATGGGAAAGATTAAAAACAAATACCATTCAGAGATTCTACGGGAGCTGAAAAAGAACCTTAAAAAGACAACTCAAGCTAATCGCGATTTTGAGAAAAGGTATGTCGGCACAGACAAAATCTGCTATTCGGTAAGGACAGCTGACAAAGAAAAAACCGCCAAGAATTTCCTAAAAGCCCACAAGGGACTTTCTACGAGAGAGTTCGTTTTATTGCTCAATTCTTTGTACGCAGGCAAGTCCTTTGAAGAGGTAGTAACAGCTGGGAAACTTTTAGAGTTTTCACCTGATTTCAAAAAGCAAATGGACATTTGGCTTTTGGATAAATGGTTGAACCTTACCTGCGGTTGGTGCGAGGTTGATTCTTTGTGCCAGGCGAATTTCGGGGCAGAATTGATTTTAAATCGCTGGCCGGAGTGGAAAGCGCTTTTGGAAAAGTTTTTCCAAGATAAAAATATTCATAAACGCCGCGCCTCTTTGGTCTTATTAACAAAATCGACAAGGGAGTCAGCTGATCCGAGGTTAGCCAAAATGACCTTTGCTAATATTGAGAAGCTAAAAAGCGAAAAGCGTGTTTTAATCACCAAAGCGATTTCTTGGCTGCTGCGGAGTTTAACAAAACATCACAAAAAGGAAGTCGCCGCTTACTTGAAGAAAAATCAGGGCGGTCTGCCCAAGATCGCCGTCCGTGAAACTTTGCGTAAACTTGAAACCGGTAGAAAATGA
- a CDS encoding NUDIX domain-containing protein, which translates to MPEIKVAIVVFYDKEGNVFVQERGKDVSKTGEKYGFWGGRIEKRETPKQALKRELKEELEFVPKKLDFFGIFSYKLIPLKRKTVCSLGQKAKCWIFLSPVNRDLSKVKIKEGKGMLKMKIDKVIKGKGFPIGSVEFVKKVKKQLYGKD; encoded by the coding sequence ATGCCGGAAATAAAGGTTGCTATTGTTGTTTTCTATGATAAGGAGGGGAATGTCTTTGTACAAGAAAGGGGAAAAGACGTTTCTAAAACCGGTGAGAAATACGGTTTTTGGGGCGGAAGAATTGAGAAACGGGAAACACCAAAACAGGCTCTTAAGAGAGAACTAAAGGAAGAACTAGAATTTGTCCCCAAAAAACTTGATTTTTTTGGGATTTTTTCCTATAAGTTGATACCTTTGAAAAGGAAAACAGTTTGTTCTCTCGGCCAGAAGGCTAAATGTTGGATATTCCTTTCGCCGGTAAATAGAGATTTGAGCAAGGTTAAGATAAAAGAGGGCAAGGGGATGTTAAAGATGAAAATTGATAAAGTTATCAAAGGGAAAGGTTTTCCCATAGGCAGCGTTGAGTTTGTGAAGAAAGTCAAAAAGCAACTGTATGGGAAAGATTAA
- the cyaB gene encoding class IV adenylate cyclase encodes MPKSIEIEIQVNIEKSESLLAFLKENAVFKFETRQVDEYFTPAHRDFTVVRPIAEWLRLRESNGSYSFTYKNWHYEGEKSFYCDEYETEIKDLSQLKKALEALNFRSLITVDKTRKIWLYKDFEIALDSVKNLGNFVEIEYKGGDENADPGKTTERMICFLKEVGCGKIMINYMGYPYLLLFPEEAKYKEV; translated from the coding sequence ATGCCTAAAAGTATTGAAATTGAAATTCAAGTGAATATCGAAAAGAGCGAATCCTTACTGGCGTTTTTGAAAGAAAACGCTGTTTTTAAGTTTGAAACGCGCCAAGTTGACGAATATTTTACTCCAGCCCATAGAGATTTTACCGTCGTTAGGCCGATAGCCGAATGGTTGCGATTAAGAGAAAGCAATGGTAGTTATTCTTTCACATACAAAAATTGGCATTACGAAGGAGAAAAATCCTTTTATTGCGACGAGTACGAAACCGAGATCAAGGACTTGAGTCAGCTTAAAAAGGCCCTCGAAGCGCTTAATTTTAGGTCGCTTATTACTGTTGATAAGACGAGGAAGATTTGGCTTTATAAAGATTTTGAGATTGCTCTAGATTCGGTAAAAAATTTAGGTAATTTTGTGGAAATTGAATATAAAGGCGGAGACGAGAACGCTGACCCTGGAAAAACTACGGAAAGGATGATCTGTTTTCTGAAAGAGGTGGGTTGTGGCAAAATTATGATTAATTATATGGGTTATCCTTATCTTCTGCTTTTTCCTGAAGAAGCTAAATATAAAGAAGTATAA
- a CDS encoding replication-associated recombination protein A, with amino-acid sequence MDNAPLADKVRPKTLNQIIGQEHLIGPNKPLRLVIETGRLFSMIFWGPPGSGKTTLARIIASQTKAHFVGYSAVVAKKSDVLRVVEEARERLKLNQQTILFIDEIHRFNKAQQDAFLPYVEDGTIILIGATTENPSFTVISPLLSRCRVFVLNELSEKDLAKIVNTGAKELKVKLSPDARDFIVRFANGDARQALNLLEAGVRLYKNPTLDNLKNALQSKFLRYDRAGEEHYNTISALIKSMRASNPDAALYYLARLVDSGEDPLFIARRMVIFSSEDVGCAQPTALVVANEVFRACQEIGYPECAINLAHGVVYLCQAKKDRSSYNGLFAAMEDVKKYGNLPIPLKLRNPETKLMKSLGYGKGYEKYDPGNLLPDQLKNKKYYLKP; translated from the coding sequence ATGGATAACGCCCCTTTAGCTGACAAAGTAAGGCCGAAAACCCTGAATCAAATTATTGGCCAAGAACATTTGATTGGACCGAATAAACCTTTGCGGCTGGTAATTGAAACCGGCCGGCTTTTTTCAATGATTTTCTGGGGGCCGCCGGGTTCAGGCAAAACCACCTTGGCGCGAATTATTGCCAGTCAGACTAAAGCTCATTTCGTTGGATATTCAGCCGTGGTTGCCAAGAAAAGCGATGTCTTAAGGGTCGTTGAGGAAGCCAGGGAACGGTTAAAACTAAACCAACAAACCATCCTTTTCATTGACGAAATTCACCGCTTTAACAAAGCCCAGCAAGACGCTTTCTTGCCCTATGTCGAAGACGGCACTATTATCCTCATCGGCGCCACCACGGAAAACCCGAGCTTTACCGTTATTAGTCCCCTGCTTTCAAGATGCCGGGTTTTTGTCTTGAACGAATTAAGCGAAAAAGATCTGGCAAAAATTGTTAATACCGGCGCTAAAGAATTAAAGGTTAAGCTTTCGCCCGACGCCCGCGACTTTATCGTTAGATTTGCCAACGGCGACGCCAGACAGGCATTGAATCTTTTGGAGGCTGGCGTCCGGCTTTACAAGAACCCGACCTTAGACAACCTAAAGAACGCGTTACAGAGCAAGTTTTTAAGGTATGACCGGGCTGGCGAAGAGCATTACAACACCATTTCCGCGCTCATTAAATCAATGCGCGCTTCCAACCCCGACGCCGCCTTGTATTATCTGGCACGGTTGGTGGATTCAGGTGAAGATCCGCTTTTCATTGCCCGGCGAATGGTTATTTTCTCTTCCGAAGACGTAGGCTGTGCCCAGCCAACCGCTTTAGTCGTTGCCAACGAAGTTTTCAGAGCCTGCCAAGAAATCGGCTATCCGGAATGCGCCATTAACCTGGCTCACGGAGTCGTGTATTTGTGTCAGGCGAAAAAAGACCGCAGCTCTTACAACGGCCTTTTTGCGGCTATGGAAGACGTAAAAAAATACGGCAACCTACCCATTCCTTTAAAATTAAGGAATCCGGAAACCAAGCTGATGAAAAGCTTAGGTTACGGCAAGGGCTACGAAAAATACGACCCGGGCAACCTCCTACCCGACCAGCTCAAAAACAAAAAATATTACCTTAAACCATGA
- a CDS encoding ABC-2 family transporter protein encodes MILIKIKNGIARYLKIYCSLIKLSFGEILIFRINGLLLGLAPIVWMLTILVFLGIIFSKVKQLGGWSLWEVVFLTGTSEVMFIIYWSSFIGNLRIFINDVRTGRFDQSLLKPLNSRFLASFKTLDFTLIGSFVSSLLVFIYSLVKVAERVDPSRIVGFIFLLILGYLICYFLHLIFASLAFFVTNARSFLDWIFEISDFGHYPAEIYPLGLRAFLTFFVPILFFGYVPTAFLLGKLNWLYLFFAALIALALYLISRCIWEQALKHYQSASS; translated from the coding sequence ATGATTTTAATTAAGATAAAAAACGGAATCGCCCGTTATTTAAAAATCTACTGTTCACTAATCAAACTTAGTTTCGGAGAGATTTTGATATTCAGGATCAACGGGCTGTTGCTTGGCTTGGCTCCGATTGTCTGGATGCTAACAATTTTAGTCTTCCTCGGCATTATTTTTTCCAAGGTCAAGCAGCTGGGCGGCTGGAGTTTATGGGAAGTGGTTTTCTTGACCGGAACCAGCGAAGTCATGTTTATTATTTACTGGTCGAGCTTTATCGGCAATCTGAGGATTTTTATAAACGATGTCAGGACCGGTAGATTTGACCAGTCCCTGCTAAAGCCGCTCAACTCCCGTTTTTTGGCTTCTTTCAAGACACTCGACTTTACCCTCATTGGCAGTTTTGTCAGTTCCCTTTTAGTCTTTATTTACTCTTTAGTTAAAGTCGCAGAAAGAGTCGATCCTTCCAGGATAGTCGGCTTCATTTTCCTTTTAATCTTGGGCTATCTGATTTGCTATTTTCTCCATCTCATCTTCGCCTCTTTGGCCTTTTTTGTCACAAATGCCAGATCTTTTCTTGATTGGATCTTTGAAATTTCTGATTTCGGCCACTATCCAGCAGAAATTTATCCTTTAGGGCTGAGAGCTTTTTTGACTTTCTTTGTCCCGATTCTGTTCTTCGGCTATGTGCCGACAGCTTTTCTATTAGGGAAACTGAATTGGCTGTACTTGTTTTTTGCGGCATTGATCGCTTTGGCGCTTTATCTTATTTCCCGCTGTATTTGGGAACAGGCCTTGAAACACTATCAATCAGCCAGCTCATAA
- a CDS encoding nitroreductase family protein, with translation MLEVIRKRRSVREYLPKEVEKEKLDEILKAAMFSPTAHNRRSWEFIVVKDKDAKEKLSQATPWSGFAKEAPVVLVLCSKEDSFWIENCGIAAANIYLETVNQGLGTCFVQIRDPKNPDGRQGAEEYVRKILNISKDIRILCLMPLGYPVESPEEHNDSEVDIKKIHYDKW, from the coding sequence ATGTTAGAAGTCATTAGAAAAAGGCGGAGTGTCAGGGAATATTTGCCAAAAGAGGTGGAAAAGGAAAAACTGGACGAGATTTTAAAGGCGGCCATGTTTTCTCCTACGGCCCATAACCGCCGTTCTTGGGAGTTTATTGTTGTCAAAGACAAAGATGCCAAGGAAAAACTTTCTCAAGCCACTCCTTGGTCGGGTTTTGCTAAGGAAGCGCCGGTTGTTCTTGTCCTTTGTTCTAAAGAAGATTCTTTCTGGATTGAAAACTGCGGTATTGCCGCCGCGAACATTTATCTTGAGACTGTTAATCAGGGACTGGGAACCTGTTTTGTTCAGATCAGAGATCCTAAAAACCCAGATGGCCGGCAAGGCGCTGAAGAATATGTGAGGAAAATCCTTAATATCTCCAAAGATATAAGAATTCTTTGCCTGATGCCCTTGGGTTATCCGGTTGAATCCCCGGAAGAACATAATGATAGCGAGGTTGATATTAAAAAAATCCATTACGATAAATGGTAA